Below is a window of Moorella thermoacetica DNA.
TTCCGGCAGCAGGTCCGGGTCGAAATCCCAGGCAAAGGTCAAACCGCTGCCCTCCCGACCCACCTCCAGCTCATAAAGTGCCCCCCGGATACCCTCCAGTTCTGAGCTGCTTCTCGTATTTTTCACTTGTTGCCCGCCGGTTAACTTTATTTCAGCGGGGCCGTAATTTTTTCCCTGATGCCTGCCGACCAGGAGGCGCCGCCGGCCGGGGACGGCGGCCCACCGGTAAGCCTCTACCCGGCTGCGGGGCTTTTGGCCATCTATTTCCAGGATCAGATCGCCCCGCTTCAACCCGGCCCTGGCTGCTGGCGTTCCGGGGATAGCTCCTTCTATTTCCGGCAGCAGGTTGTCAAGAAGAGGAGGTTCCAGTAACAGGGGGACATCGGTTAAAGAACGGAGTTGTTCCAGCTCCTCCTCTATTTGCCGGCGGAGGCCAGGGGGAAAACGTAGCTCTGGCGGAGCCAGCCGGGTGTAACCGGGTAAAAAAACACGGATGGTCCTGGCCCCCGCCCGGGCCAGGTAGAGGATAGTTTCACGAAAATCGTCCCAGCCCACCAGCCATGGACAGGCCACCAGGCTGCCTTGGTAGATTATCCCTGCCTGCTGTAAAGCCATGGGAGCCTGGAGAGCAGCACCGGGATTCCTATCTCCCATCAGCCGCCGGCGTCCCTCCGGGCTGGCACTGTTGAGGGAGAGATTTATTTCCAGGGGCTGCAAATCAGCCAGTTCTCTGATCAAGTTCGGGGTTAAGAGGGTGCCGTTAGTGGTAATCTCCAGCCTTGCCCGGGGAAAACGCCGTCGTACTTTACGTATGATTGCCAGAAAATCGGGATGAGTCAGAGGTTCTCCCTCAATCAGCCGGGTGGCTGACTCGCCGATTACTATTTTTCGGTCACCGTCCAGGTAATCCAGGAGGTTGTCTATCTCCTCGCCCTTGAGTGGCTGCAGGCGCCAGGTTTCAACTCCCGGGGGGTTCTGGCGATGGCTGCAAAAAAGGCAGCCCAGGTTGCAGGTGGAGGTGAGGGGGAGGATATTGTACCTGGAAGCTGTCATTAGGGCCAGGTGAAAGTTATCCACGTTTTTCCACCTTATCAAGAAAATTATTTAATGGTCCCTGCTATGCATATGATTAAACCGGGGGTACCCGATGTTCAGGTTTAAAGGTATTGATGATGAGTTTTTCCATTTATTTGAAGAGGCGGCAGCTGCCCTGCACCGGGCTGTCCAGAGTCTTAAATATACCTGGGAACACCATGACGCTTCTCCCGAAAACCTGAAGGTCCTGGCGACCCTTAAGCCCGGGGTTGAGAGGATCACCGGAGCGATCATCAAGAAGCTTGGTGAAACCTTTATAACCCCCTTCGACCGGGAAGATATCTACGGTTTAGCCCGGGGGTTTAATGATATAGCCTTAACAATAAATAGTGCGGCCTTAAAAATGACCCTTTACGAAACGGGTCGCCCTCCCCGGCGGTTGCTGGAACTGCTGGAGGTCCTGGTCAATACGACCGGCACATTAAAAAAATTGGTGACGGCTATGCGAAACCTTAAAAAGAATACGGTTTTAATTTTACGCCTGGTGAACTCCATTAAAAAATACCGGGATCGCGGGGATGAATTATACCACCTGGGCCTTGGGGAGCTGTATAAAAGCCGTGAGGGTTATTATACAAACCTCAATAAGGATTTTCAAGATTTACTGGCAGTTATGAAGTGGAAAGAGGTATATGATCAAGTACAGGCTATCGCCCGCGAGTGCGCCGAGGTTGCTAGATTGATTCTCGGGATTGCAGTGAAATATGCTTGAGTTACTTTTAGTAATCATCCTGGCCCTGGGGTTTGACTTTATCAACGGTTTTCACGATACCGCCAATGCTATTGCTACCTCCGTCGCCACCAGGGCGCTCACCCCCTCCCGGGCTATTATTATGGCGACCGCCCTCAATTTTGGCGGCGCCATGGTCAGCACCAGGGTTGCCCGGACCATTGGTAATAATATTGTCAGCCCCGCTTCCCTCGATAATCAAGTAATAATTGCCGCCTTAACAGGCGCTATAGCCTGGAACCTCTTTACCTGGTACTTCGGCCTGCCCAGCAGTTCCTCCCACGCTCTTATCGGCGGCCTGGCCGGGGCGGCAGTCACCGGGAAAGGTCTGGCCGTGCTCAACACCCGCGAACTGGTAGAGAAAATCGTTCTTCCTTTGTTTGGCTCGCCGCTCCTAGGCTTTACAGCCGCTTATGCCCTTATGACTTGCATCCTTTTGCTGGCAGGTTATACCCCACCGCGGCGATTAAACGGCCTTTTCTCACGACTGCAGGTTTTGTCGGCCGCCTTTGTGGCCTTCAGCCATGGCTCCAATGATGCCCAGAAGTCTATGGGCATTATTACGGCCGCCCTCCTGGCCAGGGGGATAATCCCCTCTTTCCAGGTGCTCTATCCGGTGATCGTTGCCTGCGCGGCGGCCATGGCCCTGGGGACTTCCCTGGGGGGGTGGCGGATTATCAGGACGGTGGGGTCCAGGATTATTAAACTGGAACCCATCCACGGTTTTGCTGCAGAGACCTCAGCAGCCATAGTTATTATCTCTGCTTCCCTCATTGGTAGCCCGGTCAGCACCACCCATGTTCTTTCCGCCGCGGTGATGGGGGTCGGGGCGACCAGAGAGTTCACGGCCGTGAGGTGGAGGGTGGCCAGGAGCATGGTCCAGGCCTGGATATTAACCGCTCCCATGGCGG
It encodes the following:
- a CDS encoding DUF47 domain-containing protein, which gives rise to MFRFKGIDDEFFHLFEEAAAALHRAVQSLKYTWEHHDASPENLKVLATLKPGVERITGAIIKKLGETFITPFDREDIYGLARGFNDIALTINSAALKMTLYETGRPPRRLLELLEVLVNTTGTLKKLVTAMRNLKKNTVLILRLVNSIKKYRDRGDELYHLGLGELYKSREGYYTNLNKDFQDLLAVMKWKEVYDQVQAIARECAEVARLILGIAVKYA
- a CDS encoding DUF512 domain-containing protein; amino-acid sequence: MDNFHLALMTASRYNILPLTSTCNLGCLFCSHRQNPPGVETWRLQPLKGEEIDNLLDYLDGDRKIVIGESATRLIEGEPLTHPDFLAIIRKVRRRFPRARLEITTNGTLLTPNLIRELADLQPLEINLSLNSASPEGRRRLMGDRNPGAALQAPMALQQAGIIYQGSLVACPWLVGWDDFRETILYLARAGARTIRVFLPGYTRLAPPELRFPPGLRRQIEEELEQLRSLTDVPLLLEPPLLDNLLPEIEGAIPGTPAARAGLKRGDLILEIDGQKPRSRVEAYRWAAVPGRRRLLVGRHQGKNYGPAEIKLTGGQQVKNTRSSSELEGIRGALYELEVGREGSGLTFAWDFDPDLLPEVEKACRRHGARKVLILTSRLAVAVIKEAVARLSLSLEVVVTPSRFFGGSIGCAGLLTLADFQAAWQDWQKNNGPADLIILPSIAFDYRGRDLVGEHYLSLAASTGVPVELV
- a CDS encoding inorganic phosphate transporter, whose translation is MLELLLVIILALGFDFINGFHDTANAIATSVATRALTPSRAIIMATALNFGGAMVSTRVARTIGNNIVSPASLDNQVIIAALTGAIAWNLFTWYFGLPSSSSHALIGGLAGAAVTGKGLAVLNTRELVEKIVLPLFGSPLLGFTAAYALMTCILLLAGYTPPRRLNGLFSRLQVLSAAFVAFSHGSNDAQKSMGIITAALLARGIIPSFQVLYPVIVACAAAMALGTSLGGWRIIRTVGSRIIKLEPIHGFAAETSAAIVIISASLIGSPVSTTHVLSAAVMGVGATREFTAVRWRVARSMVQAWILTAPMAALVAGVVYNLLALV